The genomic window GGCGCCGGGCACATGCGCGTCGACGGCCTGGTGCTCATCGCGGCGAACGTCTGGATGCCGCACCACGAGCGCTCGCTGGCCAGGCGCGTCGCCAAGCGCGCGGTCATGGAGTCCTTGCGCCTCTCGACGGCAAGGGTCGGGTATTTTCCCGCACGGACGCTCCGCCAAGGGAGCGACGACGAAGCGGCGCCCTTCATCCACGACCTGGTGCGCTTCTACGAGAGCGATCGCTGGACCAGCGGCGACGGACGGGTGGACTTCGAGGCGTCGCTGGCGACCATCGCCGCGCCGCTGCTCGCGGTGGCGAGCCAAGGCGATCGCATCGAGTGTCACCCCGAAAGCGCGCGAGCGTTTCTCTCCAACTTTGGTGGAAAGAGCGAGATGTTCATCGTCTCTGAGGGCGACGGAGGCGGCGCCGCTCCCTCGCACATGGGTCTCGTGACGAGCCCATCGGCGCGCCAAGTGCGCGACACGGTCGTGCGTTGGATCCTCGAGCGGTAACGCTCAGGCGCCGGAGAAGGCGCAGCTTTCTCCTTTTATTTCATAAACGTAGTGGCGCCTTGTCGAATTAGTCCTTGCGCAATCCCCTCAACGCGCCATATCCGGCGCTCATGGACTTTTCCGACGCAATCCGAATCCGGCCTGCCGCGTTCGTCTTCATCGCCTTGAGCTGCGGTGGCACCCGCGAGGGCAGCGCGCCGGCGGGCGGCGCAGGCGCGACCGGGGCGGCTCCTGGCGCCTTCCTCGATGGCGGCCAAAGTGGCACGGGCCCGTGTCCTGAGTGCGAGGTCACGACCTGCGCGCAGGCGGCCGCCGACAAGTCGACCATGGGGTGCGAGTTCTTGGCGGTGCCGCCCGACTCCTTGACCATCACGCGCGGGGCATGTTTTGCGGCCTTCCTCGTCAACACGGCCAACACCAACGTCGCCGTCGAGGTCGAATACGCCGGCCAGAAGCTTCAGAAGCCGGGCTTCATGGTCATGCCGAAGGGCCAAGGCGCTTCCCTCACCTACGAGCCGCTGCCGGCCTCGGGCCTGCCGCCGGGGCAGGTCGCGATGTTGTTCCTGAGTCGAAGCAACTCGACCGCCTGCCCTTCTGGCATCACACCGGCCATGTCGGTGCTGACGTCCGTTTCGCGGACCGGCAAAGGTGCCGCCTTCCGCATCAAGACAAGCGCGCCGGTCGTCGCCTACGACATCTATCCCTACGGTGGCGGGCCGAGCGCCATCACGAGCGCCACGTTGCTCCTGCCAACGGCCGCCTGGGACACGAACTACATCGCCGTCAGCGGCTACCAGAAGAGCGCCATCGTCGAGGAAGACGCTCCAACGCTGGCCATCGTGGCGGCGGAAGACGGAACCAACGTCACCATCAACCCCACGGTCGCCATCGTCGGTGGCGGCGGGGTCGACGCAGCGCCCAAGGGGGCGCCAAAGACGTATGCGCTGGCCCGTGGGCAGATATTGCAGTTTGCACAGGATCAAGAGCTGACCGGCAGCGCCATCTCTTCCGACAAGCCCATCGGGGTTTGGGGCGGGTCCATCTGCGCCACGATCAACGAGCAAGAAGGCAGCGCGTGCGACACGACGCATCAGCAGATTCCTCCCGTTCGCGCGATGGGCAACGAGTTCGCCGCCGTGCGCTATCGAAACCGCTTCGACGGCAAAGAAGAGTCGCCGCCGTGGCGTCTCGTCGGCGCCGTCGACGGGACGTCCCTCTCGTGGGAGCCGAGCGCACCACCGGGGGCGCCGACGACGCTCAAGCAGGGCCAAGTCGTCGAGTTTGCTTCGCCCGGCCCATGGGTCGTCCGCAGCCAAGATGCCGCACACCCGTTCTACCTCTCCGGCCACATGACCGGGTGGGGCGCCGTGTCGACGGCCGGCGACAACCGCGGCGATCCCGAGTTCGTGAACGTCGTGCCCACGGCGCAGTTCCTAAAGTCCTACGTCTTCTTCACCGATCCGACTTACCCCGAGACCAACCTCGTCGTCGTGCGCGCGAAAGAAGCCGACGGCTGGAAGGACGTGGCGCTCGACTGCGAGGGCCCCCTCAAGGGCTGGCAGCCGCTCGGTCCGAGCGGCAAGTACGAGTTCACGCGCGTCGATTTGATGCGAGGCAACTTCCAGAAACAAGGAAGCTGCGACAACGGCCGCCGACAGATGAAGAGCGAAGGCCCCTTCGGTCTAACCGTGTGGGGCTGGGGAAGCGCCGCTACCGGCGGCGCCTTCGGCGGCGGCCTCTTCAGCCAAGCGGTGAGTTACGCCTATCCCGCGGGCGGCAGCCTAAAGCCGATCAACGACGTCGTCGTTCCCGTCGCGGTCCCCAAGTAACGCCGAAACGCCCGGGGCCCGTCAGCAGCTTCCGTGGCCACTTGGCGCGAAGATCTTGCCGGGGTTGAGCAGGCCCTTCGGGTCGAAGACGCGCTTGATCTCACGCTGAAGGTCGATCAGCGCAGGGGTCTGCTCAAGGGGCAAGTAGTCGAGCTTCGTAACGCCGATGCCATGCTCACCGCTGATGGTGCCGCGCAACCGAACGACCTCTGTCATGAGGTCCAGCAGGGCGCCATCCACACGGACGCGCTCCTCGTCGTCGTTCCACAAGAAGTTCACGTGCAAGTTGCCGTCGCCGGCGTGACCGTAGGTGAGATGCATCACGCGATGCCGCTCACCGATCGCATCGGTCGCGCGGAGGAGCGCGCCGATCTGCGAGCGGGGAACGACCACGTCCTCGGAGAGCTTGTGGCGCGCGAGTTTCTTGGTCGCCGGTGAGAGCATGCGCCGCGCTTCCCAGAGTCGCTCTCGTTGCGCTTCGTCCTGCGCGACGAGCACATCGAGCGCAGCGGGGCCCTCGGAGAGCAATCCACCGACCTTTTCCAGCTCCCGCTCGACGCTCGCGGCGTCGCCGTCGAGTTCCACGAGCAACATGGCGTTGGCGCGCACGTCGACGGCGACCTTCTGCGCGCGCACGGCGCCGAGCGTGCGCGAATCCATGAGCTCCATGCAACGCGGCACCGCGCCGCTGGCGAGGACGCGGTTGACGGCGGCGGCGGCGGCGTGGACGTCGGCGTAGAGCGCCATGGCCGTGACGACGGCCTCCGGGGCTCGGCGCAGGCGGAGCGTGAGTTCGCTAAAGACTCCGAGCGTGCCCTCGCTGCCAACGAGGAGCGCCGTCACGTCGTAGCCGGCGACGCCCTTGATGGTTCGGCGGCCCGGCCGATGCACGTGCCCGCCCATCAAACACGCTTCGACGCCGAGGACGTATTCGCGCGTGACGCCATACTTGAAGGCCCGCGGTCCGCCAGCGTTGGCGGCCACGTTACCGCCGAGCATGCACCACTTGAGCGAATTGGGATCGGGCGGATAAAAGAGACCCTCGGCCTCGGCCGCCGCATGAAGGGCCGCCGTCATGACGCCCGGCTCAACGACGGCGACGAGATCGACGGGGTCGATCTCCTTGATGGTGTTCATGCCATGCGTCGCGAGTACGATGCCGCCGGCCACCGGCACGGCGCCGCCAACGCGGCTGCTGCCGCCGGCGCGAGGCGTGACGGGAACGTCGCACTCGGCGGCCACAGCGAGTGTGGTCGCGACGTCGCTCGCCCGGCTCGCGAAGACGACGATGTCCGGCGTGTGCGCTTCGACCTCGCTCTCGTCCGCGCCGTACGCGGCGCGACCGTCCCCCTCGGCCATCACCTTCGACTCGCCCAGGCGGCGACTCAACTCGAGGGCGGCGCGCTCCACGGAAGCGGGCGCCGGCATGCGGACCTTTGGTGCGGCGATGAGCACGGCATAAGCGTAGTCTCCGGCGCGATGAACATGAAGACTCGAATGATCCGCTCGGCGGTCCTCTGCGCTTCGCTGGCAGCCGCAGCCCTCACGACGTCGACGGCGAGGGCCCAACACCCCATGACGCTCGCTGGCGAGCGGGGTCAGCTCTCCGTCGACACGCTCGTAGGCTTGCGACTCTCGGGCTCGGGCGTCGCCTACGCGGGCCCCATCGGCTTTCTCACGAGCAGCGCGTCGGAAGACAGCGCCAACAACAACCAGACCCTCACGACGACGTCGTCGAGCCGAACGCTGTGGCTGGCGCCCTCGGCCGACTACTTCGTCATCGATCACCTCTCCGTCGGCGGCTTCATCGAGGTGGCCAACACGGCCACGAGCATCGAGACCAAAGGCGGCCCCGTCACGACGACCGTCGACCTGCCGTCAACGACCAGCTTCACGCTGATGCCGCGCGTCGGGTACCTGATCCCGATCGGCGAGCGCTTCGGCGTCTGGCCGCGCGGCGGCATCGGCTACTTCTCACGGCAAACGGTCTCCGCGAACGTAAACAACAACGCGAAGCAGACGTTCTCCGCCGTGGGCACGCAGATTCAGGTCCCGTTCCTCTTTCGCATCACCGAGACGTTCTATCTCCACGCGTCGCCCGATCTCATCTTCACCTTCGGCGGCTCGTCGTCGACGACGAACAACGCGAACACGACCGTCTCCTTCGACGCGCGAGCGTTTCAGTTCGGGCTCTTCTCGGGCCTCGGCGCGCTCATCGACCTTTAGGTGAGCGAGCCCCTCGCCGCGGCCCGTGGTAAACACGGTACGTGAGCGACTTCCGACGTTTCAACGGCACGCCCAACTACCTGACCAACGACGCCCTCGAGGCGGCCGTCAACTGCGCCCTCGTGCTCGAGCGGCCGCTGCTCGTGAAGGGCGAACCGGGGACGGGAAAGACGCTCTTGGCCGAGGCCGTCGCCGAGACCTTGGGGCTCCCCTTGATTCACTGGCCCGTGAAGTCGACGACGCGCGCCGACCACGGCCTCTACATCTACGACACGGTGCAGCGCCTCTACGACGCCCGCTTCGGTGAGGGCGACGTCAAAGACATCCGCCGGTACATCAAGCTCGGGCCCATGGGCCGCGCGTTCTCCAGCGCGCAGCGCGTCGTTCTTCTCATCGACGAAGTCGACAAGGCCGACATCGAGTTTCCCAACGACCTGCTCCACGAGCTTGATCGCATGCGCTTCGTCGTCGGCGAAACGGGCGACGAGGTTGTGGCCAAAGAGCGCCCCGTCGTCATCATTACGTCGAACAACGAGTAAGAGCTGCCCGACGCCTTCTTGCGCCGCTGCGTGTTTCACTTCATCGATTTCCCCGATCGCGACCTCATGCAGCGCATCGTTCGGGTACACCACCCGAAGATCGACAGCGAGATCGTCGACCAGGCGGTGGTCGCGTTCTACGAGCTTCGCGAGTTGCCGCGGCTGCGCAAGCGCCCCTCCACGAGCGAGCTCGTCGATTGGATCGCCGTCCTGCAACGCTCGAACGTTCACAAGGAGCGGCTCGTGAAGGAGCTCCCGTTCTTGGGCGTCCTGCTCAAGAAGGAGCAAGACGTCGAGCTCGTGAAGAGCTCGAAGAAGTGGAAGAGCTGACGCGCCTACCTAGAGGCGCGGAGGCGTTGACTTCGGGGGCGTGGACTTCGGCGGGCTCGACTTCGGCGCCACCGACGCAGGCACGGGCGTGATGGAGATCGGCGGCAACGAAATGGCAGGCGCCACCGGTGTGAGCGACGGCAACGGCGGCAGCGAAGCCCCGACGCGCGGCGGACTCGGTGAGCGTGTCGGTACCGAGCCGGGCACCGACGCAGCCCGGCTCGCCGGAGGGGTCGTGGGGTGTTGCGAGCGCGGTACCGGCACTTGGCTCGGCGTGGTGAGGGCCGCGAACATCGCCGGCTGCGAGAGCGGCCCCGCGCGCGACGGCCGACGCTCCGCCGGAAAGACGCGAGAGTAGAGCTCGAGCACAGCGTCGAGGAGGGCCGTGGCCTGTACCTCCGAAGGCGTCCGCCCCGCCAAGTTGAGGAGGCCGCGCTCGAAGGTGCCGAGCCTCGCGCGAAGCTCGCGGGACCGCGGCGACGACGGCATCGCGCCCAGGGCGTGCTTGATTTCGCGCAGCACGCGCTCCACGCGGACAATCTGAGCTTGCGGCGTCACGAGGGCATCATAACGGGCTCGACGCCCTCTGTGCACGTCCTCGCTGCAGCGGCTCGGACCGCACGTCAGCAAAACCCATCAGGGTAGCCCTATCGCGACCGCTCCACTATAGAAGCCTGCCTCCCATGACCAAGAGTGACGCCGCTGGTTCGCCTCTGTCACGCGTCAGCGACCGCGCGTTCTTCGCGTTCAACGCCGTCGTCTCGGCGGCCGCGCTCGCGCTCCTCGCTTACCTGTTGCTCATCCGCCGCGGCGCGGCTGGCCAGACTGACCTCTCCTTCATGCCGGCCGTCAACGCCACCATGAACGGCGTCGCGGCCACGTGCCTGACGCTCGGCTGGTTCGCCATCCGCGCGAAGAAGCCCCGCGTTCACAAGTTCTTGATGGTGTCAGCGTTCGCTGCATCGACGATCTTCCTCGTCGGGTACTTGGCCTACCACGCGGTGCACGGCGACACGCGCTATCAGGGGACCGGCGCGATCCGGACCGTCTATCTCGCGATCCTCGCGTCGCACGTGCTCTTGTCGATGGCCGTCGTGCCGCTGGTGCTGACGACCTTCTTCTTCGCCGCCAAAGGCGCCTTCGCGCGCCACAAGAAGGTCGCGAAAGTCACCCTGCCCATTTGGCTCTACGTGTCGGTGACGGGCGTCGTCGTGTTCTTCATGCTGCGCGGCAGCCCCACCGCAAGAGACGCCGCGGCGCCGCTTTCACCCTCACCTTCCGCCACCGCGACGGTCCGCTAGCCAAGCTACACAAAGCCAGAAACCGTCAGTGCGCGATGGGGAGGCGCTTCTTCCCGGTGCCGCCGCTGCGATCGATCTCGGGCCCTGCGTCGGCCACGTCGCCGCTCTGGGCGCGCGACTCGATGACGTCGACGAGCGCGTCGGCCACCCCCATGAAGGTGCGCGCGATGCTCGACGACGGCGCCGCCTGCACGACCGGCGTGCCCTTGTCGCCCCACTCGCGGACTTGCGACTCGATGGGCACCTGTCCCAAGAGCGGCGCCTCGGCGAAGGCCGCCACGGCTTCGCCGCCGCCCTTGCCGAAGAGCTCGTGCCTAACGCCGGCCGTGTCGATGAAGAAGCTCATGTTCTCCACGACGCCCAAAATGGGAATGTTGACCTTCTTGCACATCGACACGCTCTTG from Myxococcales bacterium includes these protein-coding regions:
- a CDS encoding alpha/beta fold hydrolase, which produces MPPSALVREEVDIRTVDGELLRATVVSPGQRSPRVVVVLAHAMFARRSEFEKPTPEEGWLTTLALHGARAIAFDFRGHGDSGKSASSGGFWSYDDLVTRDLPAVVAAATARSEGAKVIVVGHSLGGHAALAACGAGHMRVDGLVLIAANVWMPHHERSLARRVAKRAVMESLRLSTARVGYFPARTLRQGSDDEAAPFIHDLVRFYESDRWTSGDGRVDFEASLATIAAPLLAVASQGDRIECHPESARAFLSNFGGKSEMFIVSEGDGGGAAPSHMGLVTSPSARQVRDTVVRWILER
- a CDS encoding FAD-binding protein; amino-acid sequence: MPAPASVERAALELSRRLGESKVMAEGDGRAAYGADESEVEAHTPDIVVFASRASDVATTLAVAAECDVPVTPRAGGSSRVGGAVPVAGGIVLATHGMNTIKEIDPVDLVAVVEPGVMTAALHAAAEAEGLFYPPDPNSLKWCMLGGNVAANAGGPRAFKYGVTREYVLGVEACLMGGHVHRPGRRTIKGVAGYDVTALLVGSEGTLGVFSELTLRLRRAPEAVVTAMALYADVHAAAAAVNRVLASGAVPRCMELMDSRTLGAVRAQKVAVDVRANAMLLVELDGDAASVERELEKVGGLLSEGPAALDVLVAQDEAQRERLWEARRMLSPATKKLARHKLSEDVVVPRSQIGALLRATDAIGERHRVMHLTYGHAGDGNLHVNFLWNDDEERVRVDGALLDLMTEVVRLRGTISGEHGIGVTKLDYLPLEQTPALIDLQREIKRVFDPKGLLNPGKIFAPSGHGSC
- a CDS encoding IgGFc-binding protein, translated to MRNPLNAPYPALMDFSDAIRIRPAAFVFIALSCGGTREGSAPAGGAGATGAAPGAFLDGGQSGTGPCPECEVTTCAQAAADKSTMGCEFLAVPPDSLTITRGACFAAFLVNTANTNVAVEVEYAGQKLQKPGFMVMPKGQGASLTYEPLPASGLPPGQVAMLFLSRSNSTACPSGITPAMSVLTSVSRTGKGAAFRIKTSAPVVAYDIYPYGGGPSAITSATLLLPTAAWDTNYIAVSGYQKSAIVEEDAPTLAIVAAEDGTNVTINPTVAIVGGGGVDAAPKGAPKTYALARGQILQFAQDQELTGSAISSDKPIGVWGGSICATINEQEGSACDTTHQQIPPVRAMGNEFAAVRYRNRFDGKEESPPWRLVGAVDGTSLSWEPSAPPGAPTTLKQGQVVEFASPGPWVVRSQDAAHPFYLSGHMTGWGAVSTAGDNRGDPEFVNVVPTAQFLKSYVFFTDPTYPETNLVVVRAKEADGWKDVALDCEGPLKGWQPLGPSGKYEFTRVDLMRGNFQKQGSCDNGRRQMKSEGPFGLTVWGWGSAATGGAFGGGLFSQAVSYAYPAGGSLKPINDVVVPVAVPK
- a CDS encoding DUF420 domain-containing protein, which translates into the protein MTKSDAAGSPLSRVSDRAFFAFNAVVSAAALALLAYLLLIRRGAAGQTDLSFMPAVNATMNGVAATCLTLGWFAIRAKKPRVHKFLMVSAFAASTIFLVGYLAYHAVHGDTRYQGTGAIRTVYLAILASHVLLSMAVVPLVLTTFFFAAKGAFARHKKVAKVTLPIWLYVSVTGVVVFFMLRGSPTARDAAAPLSPSPSATATVR